One genomic region from Vibrio sp. SCSIO 43137 encodes:
- a CDS encoding DUF3389 family protein codes for MVIVFKGGKIIANALDLVVRLEGEHQANLQAHVDAVQLIGRGANVISVNSGECKWSLKLDSEQQLKQLADEMSLDIN; via the coding sequence GTGGTTATTGTATTTAAAGGCGGAAAGATCATAGCCAACGCGCTTGATCTTGTTGTTCGTCTGGAGGGTGAGCATCAGGCAAACCTTCAGGCTCATGTTGATGCGGTGCAGTTGATTGGGAGGGGTGCGAATGTTATTTCTGTTAACTCGGGTGAGTGCAAATGGTCATTAAAACTCGACTCTGAGCAGCAACTAAAACAACTGGCGGACGAGATGAGTCTGGATATCAATTAG
- a CDS encoding hotdog fold thioesterase, producing the protein MSIWQKEISLQALNNSSKNTLIEHLQIEYTEVTENSVTATMPVCSFTHQPLGMLHGGASVVLAETLGSVAANFSVDDEHFCVGLDINANHIRAMRKGYVTGKAEPLHMGATTQVWQITICDERGRLVCTSRLTIAVRKHKRSN; encoded by the coding sequence ATGTCAATCTGGCAAAAAGAGATCAGCCTTCAGGCGCTGAACAACTCATCAAAAAACACCCTAATCGAACATCTGCAGATAGAGTATACCGAAGTGACCGAAAACTCAGTTACTGCCACTATGCCGGTTTGCAGCTTTACCCACCAGCCATTAGGCATGTTACATGGCGGAGCATCAGTTGTTCTGGCAGAAACGCTAGGCTCGGTAGCTGCCAACTTTTCCGTAGATGACGAGCACTTCTGTGTCGGGCTTGATATTAACGCCAACCATATTCGCGCTATGAGAAAGGGCTATGTAACAGGAAAAGCTGAACCCTTACATATGGGAGCGACAACGCAGGTTTGGCAGATCACTATCTGCGATGAAAGGGGAAGACTGGTGTGTACCAGCCGCCTTACCATAGCGGTCAGAAAACATAAGCGATCAAACTAG
- a CDS encoding M48 family metallopeptidase codes for MKKCKSLSVAALAISLAACTASPTGRNQLILFSDQQMSSLGSQSFEQMKKEQLISQDKATINYVQCVTNAILPFVPKQPGFSEWEVVVFDSDQVNAFALPGGKIGVYTGLLKVAENQHQLATVIGHEIAHVLADHSNERISQAQLANAGLQLSNIALNDSKYKSATMAALGLGVQYGVLLPYGRAQESESDILGLELMAKAGFDPYQSISLWKNMAKASGGNQPPELLSTHPSHSTRIADLTQKANTLPKQAGSGPQCKKP; via the coding sequence TTGAAAAAATGCAAAAGCCTTTCCGTTGCGGCACTCGCCATTTCATTAGCGGCCTGTACTGCCTCTCCTACCGGAAGAAATCAATTGATCCTGTTTTCCGATCAGCAGATGAGCTCTCTTGGCTCTCAGTCTTTTGAGCAGATGAAAAAAGAGCAGCTTATCAGTCAGGATAAAGCCACAATAAACTATGTTCAATGCGTAACTAACGCCATTTTACCTTTTGTGCCTAAGCAACCCGGTTTTTCAGAATGGGAAGTGGTGGTATTCGACAGTGATCAGGTCAACGCCTTTGCCCTGCCCGGCGGTAAGATTGGCGTATACACAGGCCTTCTGAAGGTTGCAGAGAATCAGCATCAGCTTGCTACCGTTATCGGTCATGAAATTGCCCATGTTCTTGCCGACCACAGTAACGAACGCATATCTCAGGCTCAATTGGCAAACGCCGGATTGCAGCTCTCCAATATCGCGTTAAACGACTCAAAATATAAATCCGCTACCATGGCAGCTCTCGGCCTTGGCGTGCAATATGGTGTGTTACTGCCTTATGGGCGAGCACAGGAGTCAGAATCTGATATTCTCGGCTTAGAATTAATGGCAAAAGCGGGCTTTGACCCGTACCAGAGCATTTCCCTGTGGAAAAACATGGCTAAAGCCTCCGGCGGCAACCAACCACCCGAGCTGTTATCTACTCACCCTTCTCACAGCACACGAATTGCGGATCTGACCCAAAAAGCCAACACCTTGCCTAAACAAGCAGGTAGCGGGCCGCAATGTAAAAAGCCGTAA
- a CDS encoding PhnA domain-containing protein — MSTETTMLERCGSTCELCSSSSSLTPYVVAPHTQVTVDHAIMLCDTCKGQIENPETVDVNHWRCLNDSMWSQVPPVQVTAWRQLKRLSEKEAWATDLLDMMYLEEDVAKWAEIGMDEDGQKHVDCNGHELKKGDDVTIIKDLPVKGSSMVVKQGTVVRNIGLAKDDVDLFSGKVDGQSIWLRCEFSRKK; from the coding sequence ATGTCTACAGAAACCACTATGCTGGAGCGCTGCGGCTCAACGTGCGAGTTATGCAGCTCTTCATCTTCTCTTACCCCATACGTTGTTGCACCGCACACTCAGGTAACCGTGGACCACGCAATTATGCTTTGTGACACTTGTAAGGGCCAAATCGAGAACCCGGAGACAGTAGATGTAAATCACTGGCGCTGCCTGAACGACAGCATGTGGAGCCAGGTTCCCCCTGTTCAGGTTACCGCATGGCGTCAGCTAAAGCGTCTATCTGAAAAAGAGGCATGGGCAACAGACCTGCTGGATATGATGTATCTTGAAGAAGACGTGGCCAAGTGGGCGGAGATTGGTATGGACGAAGACGGCCAGAAACACGTCGATTGCAACGGCCATGAGCTTAAAAAAGGTGACGACGTAACTATCATTAAAGACCTGCCGGTAAAAGGCTCCAGCATGGTAGTAAAACAAGGTACAGTAGTGAGAAACATTGGCCTGGCGAAAGATGATGTTGACCTGTTCTCAGGCAAAGTGGACGGTCAGTCTATCTGGTTACGTTGCGAATTCAGCCGTAAGAAGTAA
- a CDS encoding ATP-binding protein, translating into MAQKIILIRGLPGSGKSTLAKKLATELDAAHLEADMYFINEQGEYLFDAEKLPQAHSWCQTSTEQELTRGRTVIVANTFVRRWEMDAYHQLAAKLNVPIEVRVCTGRFKNIHGVSKQTISKMRQRWQK; encoded by the coding sequence ATGGCACAAAAAATCATATTGATTCGTGGACTGCCGGGCTCAGGAAAGTCGACTTTAGCTAAAAAACTGGCAACTGAGCTGGATGCTGCTCATCTTGAAGCAGACATGTATTTTATAAATGAACAGGGAGAATATCTTTTTGATGCCGAGAAGCTGCCACAAGCCCACTCATGGTGCCAAACCAGCACGGAGCAAGAACTAACACGGGGCAGAACCGTTATTGTGGCGAACACCTTTGTGCGCAGATGGGAGATGGATGCCTACCATCAGTTAGCCGCAAAGTTAAATGTGCCGATTGAAGTAAGAGTCTGCACTGGTCGCTTCAAAAATATACACGGTGTAAGTAAGCAAACCATCAGCAAAATGCGCCAGAGATGGCAGAAATAA
- a CDS encoding bifunctional metallophosphatase/5'-nucleotidase, which yields MNAANKPVKITLAHINDTHSYFEPQSLQLSMQIESQTIQPFVSNGGFARIASRAKQLKQSATEQGREFIFLHAGDCFQGTLYFSLFKGEANARLLNALEPDAMALGNHELDMGNQPVAEFLNRIRFPLLAGNWDLSNENPHKPLPIKGHDKLYALDSSGCARYLIKQVNDERIAIFGVSLDLMAEISNPDPDTSFAEVYSVVKSTVEHIRSQGINKIILLSHLGFEADVELAGKVDGIAVIVGGHSHTLMGDFSDLGLAKECDYGFKVNNTRIVQAGGHAQAIGHCEIDFAADGSVEAFRGKNELLIGRRLCLDATLTQSHDDDVHQQAKDKLSQHPNVLICKKDADVHALLCDRYQPQVRKLQQTVLAEARYPLRHVRIPDALGGSELVPLVAESFHYMMEQQGFEVEFAIHNAGGIRTSLNPGKITEADIAGKLLPFAVPIGVYQIKGKYIAEMLEGAINNATNNGVVGTGSGSYPYTYNLDFTYHAHLPAGERICDLSIYKQGEGWQKVEPEKLYNGTSSAYTMKGKEGYSAITKMEGDCTISGFSMADCFTEFLRANPDRLNSVAAKQRAGDNLA from the coding sequence ATGAACGCAGCCAACAAGCCGGTAAAGATTACGCTGGCGCATATCAATGACACTCACTCCTACTTTGAGCCCCAGTCATTGCAGCTCTCTATGCAGATAGAGAGTCAGACCATTCAGCCATTTGTTAGTAATGGTGGTTTCGCCCGCATCGCAAGCCGTGCTAAGCAGTTAAAACAGAGCGCGACAGAGCAGGGGCGTGAGTTTATCTTTCTCCACGCAGGCGACTGTTTTCAGGGCACACTCTATTTTTCTCTATTTAAGGGCGAGGCTAATGCACGCTTGCTGAATGCTCTTGAACCGGATGCAATGGCGTTAGGTAATCACGAGCTGGATATGGGTAACCAACCGGTCGCTGAGTTCTTAAACCGCATCCGGTTTCCGTTACTGGCAGGAAACTGGGATTTAAGCAATGAAAACCCACATAAGCCTCTTCCTATCAAAGGGCACGACAAACTTTATGCTCTCGACTCTTCAGGCTGCGCGCGCTACCTGATTAAACAAGTAAACGACGAGAGGATAGCCATTTTTGGCGTGTCATTGGATTTAATGGCAGAGATTTCCAATCCTGATCCGGATACCTCTTTTGCCGAGGTTTATAGCGTAGTGAAAAGTACGGTAGAGCATATTCGCAGTCAGGGAATCAATAAGATCATCCTGTTGAGCCACCTGGGTTTCGAGGCTGATGTTGAGCTGGCCGGTAAGGTTGATGGCATTGCTGTTATTGTTGGCGGTCATTCCCATACTTTGATGGGTGATTTTTCTGATCTGGGTTTAGCAAAAGAGTGTGACTACGGTTTTAAGGTAAATAATACCCGTATTGTTCAGGCTGGGGGTCATGCGCAAGCTATCGGCCACTGCGAAATAGATTTTGCCGCTGACGGCAGTGTTGAAGCTTTCAGGGGCAAAAACGAGCTGTTAATCGGTCGTCGTCTCTGTCTGGATGCAACATTAACTCAAAGCCACGACGATGATGTTCATCAACAGGCTAAAGACAAATTAAGCCAACACCCCAATGTGCTTATCTGCAAAAAAGACGCTGATGTGCACGCTTTGCTGTGCGACCGGTACCAGCCACAGGTGCGTAAGCTGCAACAAACAGTATTAGCGGAAGCACGCTATCCGTTACGCCATGTGCGTATACCTGATGCTCTGGGTGGTAGTGAACTTGTTCCGCTGGTGGCGGAGTCTTTCCACTATATGATGGAGCAGCAGGGCTTTGAGGTTGAATTTGCCATTCATAACGCAGGAGGGATAAGAACATCTCTCAATCCGGGCAAAATTACAGAGGCAGATATTGCCGGAAAGCTATTGCCTTTTGCCGTTCCAATCGGTGTTTATCAGATAAAAGGCAAATACATTGCTGAGATGCTGGAAGGGGCGATCAACAATGCCACTAATAATGGCGTAGTCGGTACTGGTTCAGGCAGCTACCCTTATACCTACAACCTTGATTTCACTTACCATGCCCACCTTCCGGCCGGCGAAAGGATCTGTGATCTTAGCATTTACAAGCAAGGTGAGGGCTGGCAGAAAGTAGAGCCAGAGAAGCTATATAACGGCACCTCCTCTGCTTATACCATGAAAGGCAAGGAGGGTTATTCGGCCATTACTAAAATGGAAGGTGACTGCACCATTAGCGGATTTTCCATGGCAGATTGCTTTACCGAGTTTCTCAGGGCTAATCCCGACAGGTTAAACAGTGTTGCCGCAAAGCAGCGCGCTGGTGATAATCTGGCTTAA
- a CDS encoding ATP-dependent endonuclease, with product MQLERIEISGFRGIKRLSLNFDELTTLIGENTWGKSSLLDALAVALPAEAELYEFEMQDFHVDYSIAHPQTQHLQIIISFYPSFDGEELSGRYKRLKPIWIEDEYGQKRIIYRVSATRDQYKITTRYSFLDNQGNPLMLHHSEKLAQELMTLHPVIRLRDARRFDRKSISANDEVKNSRIERRIENTCRRLLAKPGHVNKGEIKSSLTSMQSLVDHYFSFKNTSRKNPRRQRDSLLQTTTGNNSGGLNQVIEETKDNQTRLLVLILLNSYLQAKGPNELRRCARPILILEDPEGRLHPTHLSRAWSLLQLVPTQKILTTNSADLLASVPLQSIRRLVRKPDRTIAKSIPAKLLSKDEVRRVGFHIRFHRSSALFARCWLLVEGETEVWLFNELAKLCGYNLASEGVQIIEFAQSGLKSLIKVAKAYEIDWHVVTDGDTAGKKYAATVRSQLGRDGDKHRLTELPDKDIEHFLYAHGFEQFFKELVKIPQDHPIPAKKVIVKALKKFAKPDLALAIVSYCEERGPESVPVLIRWTLKRVITMANGNT from the coding sequence ATGCAGTTAGAACGGATAGAAATATCAGGCTTTCGTGGAATTAAACGGCTCTCACTTAACTTCGATGAACTTACCACCCTAATCGGGGAAAACACCTGGGGTAAATCTTCTTTGCTGGACGCTTTAGCCGTGGCTCTGCCAGCAGAGGCGGAACTTTATGAGTTTGAGATGCAGGATTTTCATGTCGATTACTCTATCGCCCATCCTCAGACTCAACATCTACAAATCATTATCTCATTTTATCCAAGCTTTGACGGAGAAGAACTATCAGGCCGCTATAAGCGTCTTAAACCGATATGGATTGAAGATGAGTACGGACAAAAGCGTATTATCTACCGGGTAAGCGCTACCCGTGATCAATATAAAATCACTACCCGTTACAGCTTTTTAGATAATCAGGGTAACCCTTTGATGTTGCATCATTCAGAAAAACTGGCTCAGGAGCTAATGACCCTGCACCCTGTGATTCGCCTGCGGGATGCAAGGCGGTTTGATCGTAAAAGCATAAGTGCGAATGATGAAGTAAAGAATTCCAGAATTGAAAGGAGAATCGAAAACACCTGCCGACGCTTGCTGGCTAAACCCGGCCATGTTAACAAAGGAGAAATTAAGAGCAGCCTGACCTCAATGCAGAGTCTGGTGGATCACTATTTCTCATTTAAAAATACCAGCCGTAAGAATCCGCGAAGACAACGGGACAGTCTTTTACAGACCACTACTGGCAATAACTCCGGCGGCCTTAATCAGGTAATAGAAGAAACCAAAGATAACCAAACGCGGCTGCTGGTTCTTATCCTGCTTAACTCTTATCTGCAGGCGAAAGGACCCAATGAGCTTAGACGCTGCGCCAGACCGATACTGATTCTGGAAGACCCGGAAGGGCGCCTTCATCCCACTCATCTTTCACGGGCGTGGAGCTTACTTCAATTGGTTCCGACCCAGAAAATACTCACCACCAACAGTGCTGATCTGCTCGCCTCTGTCCCTTTGCAATCTATTCGCCGACTGGTGCGTAAACCGGACAGAACCATTGCTAAGTCCATTCCGGCAAAGTTATTGAGTAAGGATGAGGTTCGCCGCGTTGGTTTTCATATCCGTTTCCACCGCTCCAGTGCGCTGTTTGCCCGCTGCTGGTTGCTGGTAGAAGGTGAAACCGAAGTCTGGCTGTTTAACGAACTGGCTAAACTGTGTGGCTATAACCTTGCCTCCGAAGGGGTGCAGATAATTGAGTTTGCCCAATCCGGCCTTAAATCTTTGATAAAGGTGGCCAAAGCGTACGAAATTGACTGGCATGTCGTTACTGACGGTGATACCGCCGGCAAAAAATACGCCGCAACGGTGCGCTCTCAGTTGGGGAGAGACGGCGATAAGCACAGGCTCACCGAGTTGCCTGATAAAGATATAGAGCACTTCCTTTATGCCCATGGTTTTGAGCAGTTCTTTAAGGAACTGGTGAAGATCCCGCAGGATCATCCTATTCCGGCCAAGAAGGTTATCGTAAAAGCTCTTAAGAAATTTGCTAAACCTGACTTAGCGCTGGCCATTGTCTCTTACTGTGAGGAGAGAGGACCGGAGTCAGTACCAGTGTTGATTCGCTGGACACTAAAAAGAGTGATAACCATGGCAAATGGTAATACTTAA
- a CDS encoding DUF1097 domain-containing protein, translated as MNVLLAISITTGILSGIWGWLSISLGLITWAGFLGCTSYFASPKDGLKGLASSLITNMSGVFWAMVIIQLSTLINIEIIGYVVTAIVAFFMCIQANKSWLAYIPGTFIGCCATFAANGEWMLVVPSILLGGVFGYLMKASGIALKEALDKSPKQEIEGSGQVTN; from the coding sequence ATGAACGTCTTGTTAGCAATTTCTATTACAACAGGCATTCTTTCAGGTATCTGGGGATGGCTATCAATTTCTCTGGGTTTAATTACATGGGCAGGCTTTTTAGGCTGTACCAGTTATTTCGCTTCTCCGAAGGACGGTCTTAAGGGACTGGCCTCAAGTCTGATCACCAATATGTCCGGCGTATTCTGGGCCATGGTTATTATCCAGCTGTCGACCTTAATCAATATCGAGATTATCGGTTATGTGGTAACGGCTATTGTTGCCTTCTTTATGTGTATTCAGGCCAACAAGAGTTGGTTAGCTTATATTCCAGGCACTTTTATTGGCTGTTGCGCGACGTTTGCTGCCAATGGCGAGTGGATGTTAGTTGTTCCTTCTATTCTGTTGGGTGGTGTATTCGGCTACCTGATGAAAGCTTCTGGTATTGCTCTTAAAGAGGCATTAGATAAAAGCCCAAAGCAAGAGATTGAAGGTTCAGGCCAAGTAACAAATTAA
- a CDS encoding LysR substrate-binding domain-containing protein: MRYSLKQLTVFEAVADSGSVSLAAEKLSLTQSATSMSLAQLEKMLGRPLFERQGKRMALTHWGVWLRPKAKRLLQDAQQIELGFVEQHLISGEIRLGASQTPAEHLVPDLISTIDNDFPEIRINLGVQSTKGVIDSVLNYHYDLGIIEGRCDDSRIHQEVWCRDHLTVVVAAHHPFAKSESVSLAQLEQAKWVLREIGSGTRKIFDSSIHHLISDLDVWREYEHVPVLRSMVANGSYLTCLPYLDVARYIESGKLVALNVPELKMERTLSFIWRADMAENPLADCIKREGQRMMQGQPSVF, encoded by the coding sequence ATGCGTTATTCACTTAAACAACTCACCGTATTTGAAGCTGTGGCCGACAGCGGAAGCGTAAGTCTGGCAGCGGAAAAACTCTCGTTAACTCAGTCAGCCACCAGTATGTCTCTTGCCCAGCTGGAAAAGATGCTGGGAAGACCTCTGTTTGAACGTCAGGGGAAGAGAATGGCGTTAACCCACTGGGGCGTCTGGCTTCGTCCTAAGGCCAAGCGCCTGTTGCAGGACGCTCAGCAGATTGAACTGGGCTTTGTAGAGCAACACCTTATCAGCGGCGAGATTCGTTTAGGTGCCAGCCAGACACCGGCAGAACACCTTGTCCCTGACCTTATCAGTACCATTGATAACGATTTTCCGGAAATAAGAATCAACCTTGGTGTGCAAAGTACCAAAGGGGTGATCGATTCTGTTCTTAACTACCATTACGACTTAGGCATTATTGAAGGGCGCTGTGACGACAGCCGAATACATCAGGAAGTGTGGTGCCGGGATCATCTGACGGTTGTGGTAGCGGCACACCATCCGTTTGCCAAGAGTGAATCCGTTAGTCTGGCACAACTTGAACAGGCAAAATGGGTTCTGCGCGAGATAGGATCCGGTACCCGCAAGATTTTTGATAGCTCTATTCATCATCTTATTTCTGATCTGGATGTGTGGCGTGAGTACGAGCACGTGCCTGTATTGAGAAGTATGGTGGCAAACGGTTCATACCTTACCTGTCTGCCTTATCTGGATGTCGCCAGATATATAGAGAGCGGTAAACTGGTTGCCCTAAATGTGCCGGAACTGAAAATGGAACGCACTCTCTCTTTTATATGGCGTGCTGATATGGCGGAAAATCCATTGGCGGACTGTATAAAGAGGGAAGGGCAGAGAATGATGCAGGGCCAGCCTAGCGTATTTTGA